A genomic window from Bradyrhizobium sp. SK17 includes:
- a CDS encoding undecaprenyl-diphosphatase: METWNTALFLALNAPASANVVTIAFAKVAAEYLVYVAAVLAVCLWIRGVRDQRDALISIGTGLLTAFVLSWTIGLLWYHPRPFAIGLGHTLLAHSPDSSFPSDHTTFLWTFGFGLLVTRVQRGWGWVLVLAGLATALARIYVGVHFPLDMVGSAVVAATGAAVAWAVHLHVADRILPLIERSYEFLLHALRLPKGIFPRRVADR; encoded by the coding sequence ATGGAAACCTGGAATACCGCACTTTTTCTGGCCCTCAATGCCCCGGCTTCAGCGAATGTCGTAACGATAGCGTTCGCCAAGGTAGCCGCGGAATATCTCGTTTATGTGGCCGCCGTTCTGGCGGTATGCTTGTGGATTCGAGGCGTGCGCGACCAACGGGATGCGTTGATTTCGATCGGGACCGGGCTCCTGACCGCGTTTGTACTGAGCTGGACCATTGGCCTTCTCTGGTATCATCCACGCCCCTTCGCGATAGGCTTGGGCCACACCCTTCTCGCCCACTCGCCCGACAGCTCTTTTCCGAGCGATCACACCACATTCCTTTGGACCTTCGGCTTCGGTCTCCTCGTCACGCGAGTACAGCGCGGGTGGGGATGGGTATTGGTTCTCGCCGGTCTTGCGACGGCCTTGGCTCGAATCTACGTGGGCGTTCACTTTCCTCTCGATATGGTCGGATCCGCCGTTGTCGCGGCCACAGGTGCTGCTGTGGCATGGGCTGTTCATCTTCACGTTGCAGACCGTATTCTGCCGCTGATAGAGCGGTCTTACGAATTTTTGCTACATGCCCTCCGTTTGCCCAAGGGGATTTTCCCCCGCCGCGTCGCTGATCGATGA
- a CDS encoding PepSY domain-containing protein translates to MIRTTPYRLGALGAAGILLALAAPALAYTGQKLAGQAKVTITQARETALKAHPGKVTDEELERESGGSGLRYSFDIKNGSRTQEVGVDAASGKVLENKTEGPHPD, encoded by the coding sequence ATGATCAGGACTACCCCGTATCGCCTGGGCGCCTTGGGCGCCGCAGGTATCTTGCTGGCGCTCGCGGCGCCAGCGCTGGCCTACACCGGTCAAAAGCTTGCCGGTCAAGCGAAGGTCACCATTACGCAGGCCCGGGAAACCGCCCTCAAGGCCCATCCCGGGAAAGTCACCGACGAAGAGCTTGAGCGCGAATCCGGAGGCAGCGGCCTGCGTTATTCGTTCGACATCAAGAACGGCTCGCGGACGCAGGAAGTCGGCGTCGATGCCGCGAGCGGCAAGGTGCTCGAAAACAAGACAGAAGGTCCTCATCCGGACTGA
- a CDS encoding dual specificity protein phosphatase family protein, whose product MTEGTANDRGRQSNVGRSCLAFFATTNRFLKSHPIGRAVTYTTNALLICVGLAGGWAIGLQLVGNIHVVEPGVLYRSAQLNGQKLADVMAAYGIKSVINLRGKNSGSWWYDNEVEVTTAHGASHLDVRMSALRDPEDATIAQLIETMRTAPRPMLIHCQSGADRTGLAAALFERFVERRPTDIAAHQISFRYGHFPWLGSRSIAMDRTYWKLSTGGLPKTE is encoded by the coding sequence ATGACCGAAGGAACGGCGAACGACCGAGGTCGCCAATCAAATGTCGGGAGGTCCTGTCTCGCTTTCTTTGCGACAACGAACCGGTTTTTGAAGTCTCACCCGATTGGCCGCGCCGTGACATATACGACAAATGCGCTTCTCATCTGCGTTGGTCTTGCCGGCGGGTGGGCCATCGGCCTGCAACTGGTTGGGAATATTCACGTCGTCGAACCCGGGGTGCTTTACCGCTCCGCCCAGTTGAACGGGCAGAAGTTGGCCGATGTGATGGCTGCCTACGGCATCAAGTCGGTGATCAACCTGCGCGGAAAAAATAGCGGGTCTTGGTGGTACGACAACGAAGTGGAGGTGACGACCGCGCATGGAGCCTCTCATCTGGACGTTCGAATGTCGGCCTTACGGGACCCGGAGGACGCGACGATCGCCCAACTGATTGAGACGATGCGCACCGCCCCTCGGCCGATGCTGATCCACTGTCAAAGCGGGGCCGATCGGACCGGATTGGCCGCAGCTTTGTTTGAGCGTTTTGTCGAAAGGCGCCCTACCGATATTGCAGCTCATCAAATTTCCTTCCGGTACGGGCATTTTCCGTGGCTCGGAAGCCGGTCAATTGCCATGGACCGAACATATTGGAAGCTTTCGACCGGTGGCTTGCCGAAGACTGAGTAA
- a CDS encoding membrane protein has translation MTPAQKFALSKVPEVTLGFWIIKILATTLGETGGDTVTMTLNWGYLAGTALFAVLLIAFVIAQIVAKRFHPFLYWATIVASTTFGTTMADFADRSLGIGYTGGSSLLFLCLVSVLGLWYWSEGTVSVNTVSTPKVEAFYWGAITFSQTLGTALGDWLADTGGLGYEGGALVFAAGLAVVVALYYRTNVSRVLLFWAAFILTRPLGATVGDFLDKPVAAGGLSLSRPLASAVIAAFILACLILLPQRAGKHPA, from the coding sequence ATGACCCCAGCCCAGAAATTCGCATTGAGCAAAGTCCCTGAAGTCACGCTCGGCTTCTGGATCATCAAAATTCTTGCCACAACGCTCGGCGAGACCGGCGGTGACACCGTCACCATGACGCTGAACTGGGGTTATTTGGCGGGAACAGCCTTGTTCGCGGTGCTGCTCATCGCGTTCGTGATCGCACAGATCGTCGCGAAGCGCTTTCACCCGTTTCTCTACTGGGCGACCATCGTGGCCTCGACCACCTTTGGCACCACGATGGCCGACTTCGCCGACCGATCGCTCGGGATCGGTTATACCGGCGGCTCATCGCTGCTGTTTCTCTGCCTCGTGAGCGTCCTCGGGCTTTGGTATTGGTCGGAGGGAACGGTATCGGTCAACACTGTCTCTACGCCGAAGGTCGAGGCGTTTTACTGGGGAGCGATCACGTTCTCGCAAACCCTCGGCACTGCGCTCGGCGACTGGCTGGCCGACACCGGCGGCCTTGGTTATGAAGGGGGCGCTCTCGTCTTTGCGGCCGGGCTGGCCGTCGTTGTCGCACTCTATTATCGCACAAACGTGTCGCGGGTGCTGCTGTTCTGGGCGGCCTTCATTCTGACCCGTCCGCTCGGCGCGACGGTCGGCGACTTCCTCGATAAACCGGTCGCTGCCGGGGGTCTCAGTCTCAGCAGACCGCTCGCATCGGCGGTGATCGCAGCCTTCATCCTTGCGTGCCTGATCCTGTTGCCGCAGCGCGCGGGCAAGCATCCGGCATGA
- a CDS encoding ATP-binding protein: MTTVSLRRATLVSMTVLLTLVGAAAMLLAYKLARDEAADFLDGQLRQVALNAGLGLPDADAPPASDQDPEDQIAVTIWKGGVVVHTTLRGLNIARPRKPGFENVVIAGEPWRVYSTDNDTWTVLVAQRDKVRQEFARSAAVGAAAPILIVIPLSWLVVGWALNRMLGRLDTLARDIANRSAVAAAAIPLTGIPVEVAPLVESMNGLIERLRAAVEAQKRFLSDAAHELRTPLAAMQIQVDNLKINSSGSVGAEFEAGKAALAQGVRRASALVGQLLRLARLDEPVAPLSETVEVGPLLLDCVGDHVVLAEHKGIDLGARMETSATLHGSVEELRVLFANLIDNAVRYTPSGGQVDVSLTLRDGRSVVEVLDTGTGLPPGAVSRIFDRFYRASPPDVEGTGLGLAIARRIAERNGLVLTVENRPDGAAGVLARVTLPA; this comes from the coding sequence ATGACGACGGTATCGCTCCGGCGAGCAACCCTTGTCTCGATGACCGTTCTTCTGACCTTGGTCGGCGCCGCCGCGATGTTGCTCGCCTACAAGCTTGCGCGTGACGAAGCCGCTGATTTTCTTGACGGGCAGCTACGCCAGGTTGCACTCAACGCCGGTTTGGGTCTTCCCGATGCTGACGCGCCGCCGGCCAGCGATCAGGATCCGGAAGATCAGATTGCGGTAACGATCTGGAAGGGTGGCGTCGTTGTCCATACCACGCTTCGCGGTCTCAATATCGCGCGGCCGAGGAAACCTGGCTTTGAAAATGTCGTCATCGCCGGCGAACCTTGGCGGGTTTATTCAACGGACAACGACACCTGGACCGTGCTGGTCGCGCAGCGCGACAAGGTTCGTCAGGAGTTTGCCCGAAGCGCCGCCGTGGGGGCCGCGGCGCCGATCCTGATCGTCATACCGCTGTCCTGGCTCGTCGTCGGCTGGGCGCTGAACCGGATGCTTGGACGGTTGGACACCTTGGCGCGAGATATCGCCAATCGAAGTGCGGTAGCGGCCGCAGCCATTCCCCTCACCGGAATTCCGGTCGAAGTGGCGCCTCTGGTCGAAAGCATGAACGGCCTGATCGAGCGCCTGCGCGCCGCCGTCGAAGCGCAGAAGCGGTTTCTCTCCGACGCGGCGCATGAACTCCGCACCCCGCTCGCCGCGATGCAAATCCAGGTAGATAACCTCAAGATCAACAGTTCCGGTTCGGTCGGAGCGGAATTCGAGGCTGGCAAGGCGGCACTTGCGCAGGGCGTAAGGCGCGCGAGCGCCCTCGTCGGTCAACTGCTGCGACTGGCTCGCCTCGATGAACCCGTAGCACCCCTCAGCGAAACGGTTGAGGTGGGTCCGCTGCTGCTCGACTGCGTCGGCGATCATGTGGTGCTGGCCGAACACAAGGGCATCGATCTCGGGGCCCGGATGGAGACGTCCGCGACGCTGCATGGTTCGGTCGAGGAATTGCGCGTTCTATTCGCAAACCTGATCGATAACGCCGTGCGGTACACGCCCTCCGGCGGGCAGGTGGACGTTTCCCTGACTCTGCGCGACGGGCGAAGCGTTGTCGAGGTTCTGGATACGGGTACCGGTTTGCCGCCCGGCGCCGTTTCCCGCATCTTCGATCGGTTCTATCGCGCGTCGCCGCCGGACGTCGAGGGAACCGGTCTGGGGCTGGCGATCGCGCGGCGAATTGCCGAGCGCAACGGTCTTGTCCTGACCGTCGAGAATCGCCCCGACGGGGCCGCCGGCGTTCTCGCGCGCGTCACATTACCGGCATAG
- a CDS encoding response regulator transcription factor — translation MRVLLLEDDAMIGEGLSRTLAEEGMSVDWVRAGGEAEAALADGGHAIVLLDLGLPGVEGLDLLKAARSRGFDTPVLIITAREGLDSRVAGLDLGADDYLVKPFETRELLARMRAVLRRRAGSATSYLVTGTIELNTETHELSHADIVQVLPAREYALMHALMERPGRILSRAQVEERIYGWGEEVESNAVDALIYSIRRKFGKDIIFNVRGAGWMVQKS, via the coding sequence ATGCGCGTTCTGCTCTTGGAAGACGACGCGATGATCGGCGAGGGCCTTTCCCGGACGCTTGCGGAGGAAGGCATGTCGGTAGATTGGGTGCGCGCCGGCGGAGAGGCGGAAGCCGCGCTCGCCGATGGCGGACATGCGATTGTGCTGCTCGACCTCGGGCTGCCTGGCGTTGAAGGTCTCGATCTTTTGAAGGCGGCGCGGAGCCGGGGGTTCGATACACCTGTGCTGATCATCACGGCGCGCGAAGGGCTTGATTCTCGGGTGGCCGGGCTCGATCTCGGCGCGGACGACTATCTCGTCAAACCGTTCGAGACACGGGAGTTGCTCGCCAGAATGCGCGCGGTCCTTCGCCGTCGGGCGGGCAGCGCGACATCCTATCTGGTGACGGGCACGATTGAGCTCAACACCGAGACCCATGAGTTGTCGCATGCCGACATCGTGCAGGTATTGCCTGCCCGCGAGTACGCTTTGATGCACGCCTTGATGGAGCGCCCGGGTCGTATTCTTTCCCGCGCGCAGGTGGAGGAGCGTATTTACGGCTGGGGAGAAGAGGTGGAAAGCAACGCGGTCGATGCCCTGATCTACTCGATACGGCGCAAGTTTGGGAAGGACATCATCTTCAATGTGAGGGGGGCGGGCTGGATGGTACAAAAATCATGA
- a CDS encoding COG4280 domain-containing protein: MIVNWAHAWPPAIAAFLASLVEFVEALTVVLAVGAVRGWSGALIGSGAALGVLLAIVVAIGPALTRIPLDVVQLAVGLLLLLFGMRWLRKAILRSAGVIPLHDENAIYSRQTESLRKLAQRGRGWDKVAIATAFKITMLEGTEVVFIVIAVGSGGVGLLVPASVGALAALLVVVLLGFVVHKPLASIPENTLKFMVGVLLSAFGAFWVGEGMGLRWPGQDWSILGLVAGFLIIALIATSLCRARFAARDAAKR, translated from the coding sequence ATGATCGTTAATTGGGCGCATGCTTGGCCGCCGGCGATTGCCGCATTTCTGGCCTCACTCGTCGAGTTCGTCGAAGCTCTGACCGTGGTTCTGGCCGTGGGCGCGGTCCGCGGCTGGAGCGGTGCACTGATCGGAAGTGGGGCCGCGCTTGGCGTGCTGCTGGCCATCGTCGTGGCTATCGGTCCGGCGCTCACGCGTATCCCGCTGGATGTCGTCCAGCTCGCCGTCGGACTGCTTCTGCTCCTCTTCGGAATGCGATGGCTGCGCAAGGCAATCCTGCGTTCGGCCGGAGTTATTCCTTTGCATGACGAGAACGCGATCTATTCCAGGCAAACGGAATCGCTGCGCAAGCTCGCGCAGCGTGGGCGAGGATGGGACAAGGTCGCCATCGCAACAGCTTTCAAAATCACGATGCTCGAGGGCACAGAGGTAGTCTTCATTGTTATCGCTGTCGGTTCCGGCGGCGTGGGCTTGCTTGTTCCGGCGAGCGTGGGGGCGCTGGCCGCGCTGCTTGTCGTCGTCCTGCTTGGCTTTGTCGTTCACAAACCTTTGGCATCCATTCCGGAGAATACCTTGAAGTTCATGGTCGGTGTATTGCTCTCCGCCTTTGGGGCTTTCTGGGTTGGCGAAGGCATGGGACTTCGATGGCCGGGGCAGGACTGGTCGATCCTTGGTCTCGTCGCTGGCTTTCTGATCATCGCATTGATCGCAACCTCGCTTTGCCGGGCCCGGTTTGCCGCGCGCGATGCCGCGAAACGATAG